One Gossypium hirsutum isolate 1008001.06 chromosome A11, Gossypium_hirsutum_v2.1, whole genome shotgun sequence genomic window carries:
- the LOC107892769 gene encoding uncharacterized protein isoform X1 has product MSYRFFFRKTFSEKHNFNLSFPSHFISSSFPLRPSTSASPPHRCASSSWVINSLVRHLFSRFIEGLQGGTRLWSLCCYCSIGIFEGDDKARCIGYHITNSSWSVDDDKCF; this is encoded by the exons ATGTCTTACAGATTttttttccgtaagacattttccgaaAAACACAACTTCAACCTCTCATTTCCTTCTCATTTCATTTCCTCCTCATTTCCTCTTCGTCCATCAACATCAGCCTCTCCTCCTCATCGGTGTGCTTCTTCTTCTTGGGTTATCAACAG CCTTGTTCGTCACCTCTTCTCGCGATTCATCGAAG GACTACAAGGAGGAACCAGATTATGGTCGCTATGTTGCTATTGTAGCATCGGCATCTTTGAGGGAGATGATAAAGCCCGGTGCATTGGCTATCATATCACCAATAGTAGTTG GTCTGTAGATGATGATAAGTGCTTTTAG
- the LOC107892769 gene encoding uncharacterized protein isoform X2 → MSYRFFFRKTFSEKHNFNLSFPSHFISSSFPLRPSTSASPPHRCASSSWVINSLVRHLFSRFIEGLQGGTRLWSLCCYCSIGIFEGDDKARCIGYHITNSS, encoded by the exons ATGTCTTACAGATTttttttccgtaagacattttccgaaAAACACAACTTCAACCTCTCATTTCCTTCTCATTTCATTTCCTCCTCATTTCCTCTTCGTCCATCAACATCAGCCTCTCCTCCTCATCGGTGTGCTTCTTCTTCTTGGGTTATCAACAG CCTTGTTCGTCACCTCTTCTCGCGATTCATCGAAG GACTACAAGGAGGAACCAGATTATGGTCGCTATGTTGCTATTGTAGCATCGGCATCTTTGAGGGAGATGATAAAGCCCGGTGCATTGGCTATCATATCACCAATAGTAGTTG